A section of the Leptidea sinapis chromosome 26, ilLepSina1.1, whole genome shotgun sequence genome encodes:
- the LOC126972549 gene encoding G-protein coupled receptor Mth2-like isoform X3, which yields MLFILVLALLGCALSEPLQSQCCVSEGDVLHDDATTCVNSATDAVTPINIPNCNTTWMITESEYNYTVADDGTVYLHSENEYTVDFPAGGFCVANRTLNKSEGVLVLCADEEEVLLDDSILGFCMVVSSIFFAITVIVYCILPELRDLQGKSIISFCLSLGLGMCILGFMKLLEYSDLNLCAVRAFFVYFFIVASFFWSNAISIQLLMNIHQPNSGQYGWKTFLCFSMYAWGCPALLTICMAIVNYHPGHHSKPGIGLNSCWFFDTRQQWYYMYSVMSILIAANIVMFLYMSVYLWRHTFSSSHVKALKYKFFMTLRLFFIMGLPWLFEMISSLLGPHVFWAVTDVFNSLQGPLIFLVLVCFRRRVIKVLLKHGYLDCMSAAIERYLALGDDDEEVIQYTTDVPMDNKC from the exons ATGTTGTTTATACTAGTGTTAGCCCTTTTGGGCTGTGCATTAAGTGAGCCGTTACAATCACAATGTTGTGTGTCTGAAGGAGATGTTTTACATGACGATGCGACAACGTGTGTTAATTCTGCGACTGATGCTGTGACACCAATCAATATCCCAAATTGCAACACCACCTGGATGATAACAGAATCAGAATACAACTATACGGTCGCCGATGATGGGACTGTGTATTTACACTCGGAGAACGAATATACTGTGGATTTTCCTGCCGGAGG ATTCTGTGTCGCAAACAGAACGCTCAACAAATCTGAAGGCGTTCTGGTCCTATGTGCCGATGAAGAAGAAGTATTATTGGATGACAGTATTCTCGGATTCTGCATGGTCGTGTCGTCCATATTCTTTGCTATAACTGTTATCGTCTACTGCATATTGCCAGAGCTCAG GGATCTGCAAGGAAAGAGTATTATCAGTTTTTGCCTTAGTCTCGGACTTGGGATGTGCATTTTGGGCTTCATGAAACTCCTGGAATATTCTGACTTAAATCTTTGTGCAGTAAGAG cctTCTTCGTGTACTTCTTCATTGTTGCGAGTTTTTTTTGGTCGAACGCGATATCAATACAATTGTTGATGAACATACA CCAGCCAAATTCAGGACAATACGGTTGGAAAACATTCTTATGTTTCTCAATGTATGCTTGGGGATGTCCAGCCCTGCTGACAATTTGTATGGCCATTGTCAACTATCATCCTGGACATCATAGCAAACCCGGTATCGGTTTGAATTCATGCTGGTTTTTTG ATACACGTCAACAGTGGTACTATATGTACAGTGTTATGTCGATACTGATCGCAGCCAATATAGTTATGTTCCTGTATATGTCTGTATATTTATGGAGGCACACGTTTTCGTCTTCTCACGTGAAAGCTTTGAAATACAA ATTCTTCATGACACTGCGACTATTTTTCATCATGGGTTTGCCGTGGTTGTTTGAGATGATAAGCTCTCTTTTGGGACCTCATGTATTTTG GGCCGTAACAGATGTATTCAACTCACTTCAGGGGCCTTTGATATTTCTGGTATTGGTGTGTTTCCGACGTCGAGTAATAAAGGTTTTGTTGAAACACGGCTACTTAGATTGTATGTCAGCGGCGATTGAGAGGTACTTGGCTcttggtgatgatgatgaagaagtGATCCAATATACTACGGATGTCCCAATGGACAATAAATGTTAG